A genome region from Litoribrevibacter albus includes the following:
- a CDS encoding choice-of-anchor U domain-containing protein, with product MSSSLVRFIYTAFSFFLILLSQAIFAAGISIDLTTQVSIDRFDYGENGEVITEELVFGGSGGDEEIQENTEVESSLGDVVLGYVGEQHYGSVIDRSGFDITAHDSTASEQLVSECTIPVVTPISTIYSQSSDDISNILYLREPFFSSNSVINSRFDTSSFSPLAFGGGLVSTNILAESEGTVSKVLNFLESGKFAFEAYIDGQDPDDKFEFYVDDIKIVEIKNTHSRLYEFEISAGPHKIEWIYTRGVSTNGEGRAVIDLIVYGGTNLDSDGDGYSDYDEMLWSLNAGSADSDNDGLTNLEEYQIGSHPYRRDSDGDGIEDGKEVNVYGTDPRKYDTDGDGLSDLWEIAQSDFNDLITLDPLNPEDGQISDYIKSNSWEKRITVFGAKTDQETDQETDQESESVYSRLTFEGYENSGELRFWGGTSICQTALNRNLNSHANNGSAALELSGLRKYQRSLTTLLLPESTSNRWLVKLNHFMSEDYAIYYKAIDLANPNTELNNYTRLNSMQGVWEGSDLYFDLSSESFVQPALGLYIYRYKNTEGKQGAALLDDIEVMSLDSLSCTAKDGCLALIDADSNGINDFWEEEQGSDLTDEDGLTILQEYLIGTSAGNKDSDNDGLSDDLELQNGTLALSKDSDSDGIIDGWELAFNLDLFTPNTLSDIDGDGTQDRWEYPRNTDPNTPTDLSQNLVDFYRYDLNDLKNIDYDFSELASLPKIKSLFSDFDKYWNVNNNGELEAYVPQFTQVDLSILTNSKTAATLHMEVLYDHETGCCDSLKFYEDGNFSQQLSASPDWQTVEITIPNHVTIVQLFANRDGSAGGVQNVFKIRNVFFADKTKNSDADTYEFNDFFELKNGFDPSDSSIPDALGDPDKDNLTTLDEFTQGTSPTSKDTDSDGVEDDEDPFPNDPAESVDTDGDGIGDNADLDDDSDGMPDLFEMANGFNWLDASDASQDKDNDGITNVMEYILGLNPNVDDNPPTIHGINKITINSSGKLTYVDIETPVGKDAGSTKEFDVFSDVDDYWFEPGRHLIKWTTEDDAKNVTTKTQLINVRPRLNFKDPYIYTQDGESSVCLELNGNSYVYPLEVNLEIGPVEFSKLPGEFNFTGSVSDDEETPMSQQTKQDLKLTINQGRLICTNYTFEDSAQIVVKNVSDGIVRSGNETAYVIKTEEALAPKVSLSVEQSSIITRLLDSNSGIVEVNLDVTFPDGMEGIIDWSNSDSSLVRLESDPTQFIFSPAGLIDGVYKVVVVVSDAVGQRLPIRKELSLFVESRASGPLPDFDLDAIADYSGTNNDSSSVITSDGHKVVMETHSNYSLSLPDNLVTKGSSLPLIRLTEETYKLITGKALPPPDDQSSDGVDLDETQYEYMSEMYSEIFGPTIPTKIQPSNIIGFVIEGLSQPGEQAKVVIKLEERLPVSSTIYKYVSGAWVEFDTSGSDSLGSAASINGACPKPGSSRYISELRLGNDCVQISITDGGPNDEDHLANGTIVDPGVIGDQGDFVRDEPSVKKLGGGGSLGWGLIISLFCIYLKRRHLIKYA from the coding sequence ATGTCGAGTTCTTTAGTTAGATTTATTTATACAGCTTTTTCATTCTTCTTAATCTTATTGTCTCAGGCTATTTTCGCAGCAGGGATTTCAATTGACTTAACTACCCAAGTTTCAATTGATAGATTCGACTATGGAGAAAATGGTGAGGTCATTACCGAAGAGTTGGTGTTTGGAGGTTCTGGTGGTGATGAGGAAATCCAAGAGAATACAGAGGTTGAGTCTTCGTTAGGTGATGTTGTATTAGGTTATGTTGGTGAACAACATTATGGCTCAGTAATTGATCGATCAGGCTTTGATATAACTGCACATGATTCAACAGCTTCAGAGCAACTTGTTAGTGAATGTACTATTCCCGTAGTAACTCCTATATCTACAATATACTCACAATCTTCAGATGATATTTCAAACATTCTTTATCTACGTGAGCCCTTCTTTTCTTCAAATAGTGTTATTAATAGTCGTTTTGATACTTCTAGTTTTAGTCCTCTGGCATTTGGTGGGGGGCTGGTTTCTACAAATATTCTGGCTGAGTCCGAAGGGACTGTGTCTAAAGTCTTAAATTTTCTTGAGTCAGGTAAGTTTGCTTTTGAGGCTTATATCGATGGTCAAGATCCTGATGATAAATTTGAATTTTATGTGGATGATATAAAGATTGTTGAAATTAAAAATACTCATTCTCGGTTGTATGAGTTTGAGATATCAGCAGGTCCTCATAAGATTGAATGGATATACACCAGAGGTGTTAGTACTAATGGTGAGGGTAGGGCAGTAATTGACCTCATAGTATATGGCGGGACAAATTTAGACTCTGATGGTGATGGTTATAGTGATTATGATGAAATGCTATGGAGTTTGAATGCAGGCTCAGCTGATTCGGATAATGATGGTCTAACTAACCTTGAAGAATACCAAATAGGTTCTCATCCTTATCGACGTGATTCTGATGGTGACGGAATCGAAGATGGGAAAGAAGTAAACGTTTATGGTACCGATCCTAGAAAATATGACACTGATGGCGATGGGCTGTCAGATCTATGGGAAATTGCTCAATCTGATTTTAATGATTTAATCACTCTTGATCCTTTGAATCCCGAGGACGGTCAAATAAGTGATTACATTAAGTCCAACTCATGGGAAAAACGAATTACTGTTTTTGGCGCAAAAACAGATCAAGAAACAGATCAAGAAACAGATCAAGAATCGGAATCGGTGTATTCCCGGCTGACATTTGAAGGTTATGAAAATTCAGGTGAACTTCGGTTTTGGGGGGGGACAAGTATTTGTCAAACTGCGTTAAATCGTAATTTAAATAGTCACGCAAATAATGGTTCCGCTGCGTTGGAGCTATCTGGGTTACGTAAATATCAGCGCAGCTTGACTACTCTATTACTTCCAGAAAGTACTTCTAACAGATGGCTTGTTAAGCTTAATCATTTTATGTCTGAAGATTATGCTATTTACTATAAAGCTATTGATCTTGCTAATCCAAATACTGAATTAAATAACTATACTCGGTTGAATTCCATGCAAGGTGTATGGGAGGGCTCTGACTTATACTTTGATTTATCAAGTGAAAGTTTTGTACAGCCGGCACTAGGCTTATATATCTATCGATATAAAAATACAGAGGGTAAACAAGGTGCGGCCCTTCTGGATGATATTGAGGTTATGTCTCTTGACTCGTTGAGTTGTACTGCCAAGGATGGATGTTTAGCGCTGATTGATGCTGACAGTAATGGTATTAATGACTTTTGGGAAGAAGAGCAAGGATCGGATTTAACGGATGAAGATGGATTAACCATCTTACAGGAATACCTAATAGGTACTTCTGCTGGCAACAAAGACTCTGATAATGATGGTTTATCTGATGATCTTGAGCTGCAGAATGGAACGCTTGCGTTATCTAAAGATTCAGATAGTGATGGCATCATTGATGGCTGGGAGCTAGCATTCAATCTTGATCTATTTACTCCGAATACTTTGTCTGACATTGATGGTGATGGGACACAAGATCGTTGGGAGTATCCTAGAAATACAGATCCCAATACACCGACTGATTTGTCTCAAAACCTGGTAGATTTCTATCGATATGATCTCAATGATTTAAAGAATATAGATTACGACTTTTCAGAATTAGCAAGTTTACCGAAAATTAAGTCTTTGTTTTCTGACTTCGACAAGTATTGGAATGTTAATAACAATGGTGAACTGGAAGCGTATGTTCCACAATTTACTCAAGTCGATTTGTCAATCCTAACGAATTCTAAAACAGCCGCTACTTTACATATGGAAGTGCTTTATGATCATGAAACAGGGTGCTGCGATAGTTTAAAATTTTATGAAGATGGCAATTTTTCTCAACAATTGAGTGCTTCCCCTGATTGGCAAACGGTAGAAATCACAATTCCTAATCATGTAACAATTGTTCAATTGTTTGCGAATCGTGACGGTAGTGCAGGCGGAGTTCAAAATGTATTTAAAATACGTAATGTCTTTTTTGCGGATAAAACGAAAAACTCGGATGCTGATACCTATGAGTTTAATGACTTTTTCGAATTAAAGAATGGTTTTGATCCATCCGATTCAAGTATTCCTGACGCTTTAGGGGATCCTGATAAGGATAATCTCACTACCTTAGACGAGTTTACCCAAGGCACCAGTCCAACGTCCAAAGATACTGATTCTGATGGTGTTGAAGATGATGAAGATCCTTTCCCGAACGATCCTGCGGAGTCGGTGGATACCGATGGTGATGGTATTGGAGATAATGCGGACTTGGATGATGATTCTGATGGTATGCCTGACCTTTTCGAAATGGCAAATGGGTTTAATTGGTTAGATGCTTCAGATGCAAGTCAGGATAAAGACAACGACGGTATTACCAATGTAATGGAGTATATTTTAGGTCTGAACCCTAACGTTGATGATAATCCTCCTACTATTCATGGAATAAATAAGATCACTATTAATAGTAGTGGTAAATTGACTTATGTAGATATTGAGACACCAGTAGGAAAAGATGCTGGTTCTACTAAAGAGTTTGATGTGTTTAGTGATGTTGATGATTATTGGTTTGAGCCGGGAAGACATTTAATTAAATGGACGACTGAGGATGATGCTAAGAATGTTACGACAAAGACACAGCTAATTAATGTTCGCCCTAGACTTAACTTTAAAGATCCTTATATATACACGCAAGATGGTGAGTCAAGTGTCTGTCTGGAGTTAAACGGCAACAGTTATGTCTATCCGCTAGAGGTTAACCTGGAGATTGGCCCTGTAGAGTTTAGTAAACTCCCCGGCGAGTTCAACTTTACAGGATCGGTATCGGATGATGAAGAAACACCGATGTCTCAACAGACTAAACAAGATTTGAAGCTGACAATAAATCAAGGGCGTTTAATTTGTACAAATTACACCTTTGAAGATTCGGCCCAAATAGTAGTTAAAAATGTCAGTGATGGTATCGTACGTTCGGGTAATGAAACTGCATATGTTATAAAAACAGAAGAAGCGCTAGCACCTAAAGTCTCTTTAAGTGTGGAGCAAAGCTCTATAATTACTCGTCTCTTGGATTCTAATTCAGGTATCGTTGAAGTTAATTTAGATGTCACTTTTCCTGATGGGATGGAAGGCATAATTGATTGGTCAAACAGTGATTCATCTCTGGTCAGACTGGAGTCAGATCCTACGCAATTTATCTTTTCACCAGCAGGGTTGATTGACGGTGTATACAAAGTTGTGGTGGTTGTTTCTGATGCTGTAGGGCAACGATTACCTATCAGAAAAGAGTTATCTTTGTTTGTAGAGAGTAGAGCTTCCGGGCCGCTACCTGATTTTGATCTCGATGCCATTGCAGATTATTCTGGTACGAACAATGACAGTTCCAGTGTTATCACAAGCGATGGTCACAAAGTGGTTATGGAAACACATTCTAACTACAGTCTTTCTTTACCTGATAACTTAGTAACGAAAGGATCTTCATTGCCATTAATTCGTTTGACCGAAGAAACCTATAAGTTAATTACTGGTAAGGCGTTACCTCCTCCTGATGATCAGTCAAGCGATGGGGTTGATTTAGATGAAACACAATATGAATATATGTCAGAGATGTATTCTGAAATATTTGGCCCTACAATCCCGACTAAGATACAACCTTCTAATATTATAGGTTTTGTTATTGAAGGTTTGTCGCAACCAGGAGAGCAGGCGAAAGTGGTGATTAAGCTAGAAGAGCGATTACCTGTCAGTAGTACCATTTATAAGTATGTGTCTGGAGCTTGGGTAGAATTTGATACTTCTGGTAGTGATTCATTAGGTTCTGCAGCATCAATAAATGGAGCATGTCCAAAGCCTGGTTCTTCGAGATACATAAGCGAGCTGAGATTGGGTAATGATTGTGTTCAAATCAGTATCACAGATGGTGGGCCGAATGACGAAGATCATTTAGCAAATGGAACGATTGTTGATCCAGGAGTAATTGGTGATCAGGGAGACTTTGTGCGTGATGAGCCTTCGGTGAAAAAACTTGGAGGAGGCGGTTCCCTTGGTTGGGGGCTGATTATTTCTTTGTTCTGTATTTACTTGAAGAGAAGACACTTGATCAAATATGCGTAA
- a CDS encoding OmpP1/FadL family transporter, whose protein sequence is MRFNTLAALLVTVFYCLFPLNSFAQMGQNLTISPHARSQGNAVTANPQGVVESIHFNPAGLTKLDGRQLEASLTNVAMRLSAKFHAPEDYELLGLDEDDDPVANTKSLTTTIALYAPVLGYQAPKLPMATLPSTGISIQPPGSKLTFASGIYAPFAFGYKRAGDDPGKYQGEELALTRLTYFSPSIAYKYSDELSFGASFGMSYQSLYLQQDMRTPNILVAMADMLQDAFGCEEGGGGDDPLAPLLTLCGGRVGPFRDAGELTVEMEERLSPTFNVGVLWEPTDWFAWGATYQSSSDMSLSGKYELDYSSDFTGFWQVFNSSIFGSITGAIFNLPRGVDMDRGNLSMDLTYPMHFQTGVKLKLTPHHTFTFDIGYTDYDEWEAFVIELDKPLDITGAGQILSPNNVGSRSLKIGLDYKSVWSWGIGFEHQITSRLKTRIGYEPRRSSVPDDRRNILAPLGDVHFFSTGLGYTWDKDTELSFDLSFLQSKEYIPADTSDGLNIDSVTNLVYNPYAGMDVETKLTLVLAGMTFRTKF, encoded by the coding sequence ATGAGATTTAACACACTAGCGGCATTGCTGGTTACGGTCTTCTATTGCCTATTTCCTCTGAACAGTTTTGCTCAAATGGGGCAGAACTTAACAATTAGTCCGCATGCGCGTTCACAAGGAAATGCGGTTACCGCCAATCCTCAAGGTGTAGTTGAATCTATACACTTTAATCCAGCTGGTTTGACCAAGTTAGATGGTCGTCAGTTAGAAGCAAGTCTTACCAACGTTGCAATGCGGTTAAGTGCTAAGTTTCATGCTCCGGAAGATTACGAGTTGCTTGGGCTTGATGAGGATGATGATCCTGTTGCTAATACTAAAAGCTTGACTACGACCATTGCATTGTATGCTCCTGTTCTTGGTTATCAGGCACCTAAGTTGCCTATGGCTACTCTTCCTAGTACTGGGATTTCAATTCAACCACCAGGTTCAAAGCTAACCTTTGCAAGTGGTATATATGCTCCCTTTGCGTTTGGCTATAAAAGAGCAGGTGATGATCCAGGTAAATATCAAGGTGAAGAGTTAGCTTTGACACGATTAACTTATTTTTCACCTTCCATCGCATATAAGTATAGTGATGAGCTGTCTTTTGGTGCGTCTTTTGGCATGTCCTACCAGAGTTTGTACCTACAACAAGATATGCGTACACCAAATATTTTAGTCGCGATGGCTGATATGCTACAGGATGCTTTTGGTTGTGAAGAAGGGGGCGGGGGTGATGATCCATTGGCTCCATTACTGACTTTGTGTGGTGGTCGTGTTGGTCCGTTTCGTGATGCAGGTGAGTTGACTGTGGAAATGGAGGAGCGTTTATCGCCGACCTTTAATGTGGGGGTTTTGTGGGAACCAACTGACTGGTTTGCGTGGGGTGCAACTTATCAAAGTTCATCTGATATGTCTTTGAGTGGTAAATACGAGTTAGATTATTCATCTGATTTTACAGGCTTTTGGCAGGTTTTTAACTCTTCCATTTTTGGTTCAATCACTGGGGCTATTTTCAATTTGCCTCGAGGTGTTGATATGGATCGTGGGAATCTGTCCATGGATCTGACTTATCCTATGCACTTTCAGACAGGTGTGAAGCTTAAATTAACGCCTCATCATACCTTTACATTTGATATCGGCTATACAGATTATGACGAGTGGGAAGCGTTCGTTATTGAGCTTGATAAACCACTGGATATTACAGGGGCTGGTCAAATTCTTTCACCTAATAATGTGGGCTCCCGTTCTCTGAAAATTGGTCTTGATTATAAAAGTGTATGGTCATGGGGAATTGGCTTTGAGCATCAAATTACCTCTCGTTTAAAAACTCGCATTGGCTATGAACCACGTCGTTCTTCAGTGCCAGACGATAGACGTAATATTCTTGCGCCTCTTGGTGATGTTCATTTCTTTAGTACAGGTTTGGGCTACACCTGGGATAAGGACACCGAGTTGAGTTTTGATTTGTCGTTTCTTCAATCTAAAGAATATATTCCTGCTGATACCAGTGATGGTTTGAATATTGATTCGGTTACCAACTTGGTTTACAACCCCTACGCTGGAATGGATGTAGAAACAAAGCTAACTCTTGTTTTAGCTGGTATGACCTTTAGGACAAAATTTTAG
- a CDS encoding transporter — MKTKVIGKVLITLITTSGLVFSHGLYAATKEEAKSAAREALTKKSDDSDSQKALEEVFEAAENNYSLLKKGGMALNYSFSYSYFADQSIDLDIQSGRIIAADTSTSANHSFTNTFTFDYGLLNNLTASVSLPLVAKFETTEDINSYALGDISLSLRWQPWAVVPGELNKTLFATFSTKTGESPYEIKIDEELSTGSGYYSLGFGGSASKVLDPVVLFGSLSYTHNFIVEDLYQARSGRILEAVDPGDSYSLSGGFAYSLSYDVSLTASVQGSYSDSTIFDFVDTRTVRNVGTEDDPVEVVTVLDNKAELGQQFSGVMNFALGIRIDHSTIMNINTGFGLTEDSPDMVVGISMPLDISGLKDFSSSEQ; from the coding sequence ATGAAGACTAAAGTGATTGGCAAGGTGCTCATTACTTTGATTACGACCAGTGGATTAGTTTTTTCACATGGTTTGTATGCTGCAACTAAGGAAGAGGCTAAGTCTGCTGCTCGTGAAGCCCTAACAAAGAAATCAGATGATTCTGATTCGCAAAAGGCGCTAGAAGAAGTTTTTGAAGCAGCTGAAAATAATTACTCTTTACTTAAAAAAGGCGGTATGGCGTTAAACTATAGTTTTAGTTACAGCTACTTTGCAGATCAGAGTATTGATTTGGATATCCAGAGTGGTCGTATTATTGCCGCAGATACAAGTACCTCTGCTAATCATAGTTTCACTAATACATTTACTTTCGATTACGGACTTTTAAATAACTTAACGGCAAGTGTTAGTCTTCCTTTGGTGGCTAAGTTTGAAACGACTGAAGACATCAATTCTTACGCTTTAGGTGATATTTCTTTGAGTCTTCGCTGGCAGCCCTGGGCTGTAGTTCCTGGAGAACTTAATAAAACATTGTTTGCAACCTTTAGTACAAAAACTGGGGAGAGTCCATACGAGATTAAGATCGATGAGGAACTTTCCACAGGTAGTGGATATTATTCATTAGGCTTTGGTGGAAGTGCATCCAAAGTATTGGACCCTGTAGTACTGTTCGGATCTTTAAGTTATACGCATAACTTTATCGTTGAAGATCTGTATCAGGCCAGAAGTGGTCGAATTCTTGAGGCGGTTGATCCTGGTGATTCTTACTCATTATCTGGTGGTTTTGCATACTCGCTATCATATGATGTTTCTTTGACTGCTTCTGTCCAGGGGTCATATAGTGACTCAACGATTTTTGATTTCGTAGATACCCGCACAGTACGTAATGTCGGAACAGAAGATGATCCTGTTGAGGTTGTAACTGTCCTGGATAATAAGGCCGAGTTAGGGCAGCAGTTTAGTGGGGTTATGAACTTTGCTTTAGGTATCCGGATTGACCATTCTACAATTATGAATATCAATACTGGTTTTGGTTTGACCGAAGACTCACCAGACATGGTTGTGGGTATATCAATGCCATTGGATATTTCGGGATTGAAAGACTTTTCAAGCTCAGAACAATAA